In Pseudoxanthobacter soli DSM 19599, a single window of DNA contains:
- the smpB gene encoding SsrA-binding protein SmpB: MSASRAAAPTNRLVADNRKARFNYEIIDTVEAGIELQGTEVKSLRAGKSNIADSYAAEYAGDLYLYNAYIPEYLQANRFNHETRRPRRLLLHRREIYKLAAAVQREGMTLVPLKLYFNEKGRAKVELALGRGKKLHDKRETEKERSWNREKARLLRDRG, translated from the coding sequence ATGTCCGCCTCGCGCGCCGCCGCGCCGACCAATCGCCTCGTGGCGGACAACCGTAAGGCGCGGTTCAACTACGAGATCATCGACACCGTAGAAGCCGGCATCGAACTGCAGGGCACGGAGGTCAAGTCGCTGCGCGCCGGCAAGAGCAACATCGCCGATTCCTACGCGGCGGAATATGCCGGCGACCTCTATCTTTACAACGCCTATATCCCGGAATACCTCCAGGCGAACCGCTTCAACCACGAAACGCGCCGCCCGCGCCGGCTTCTGCTGCATCGCCGCGAGATCTACAAGCTCGCCGCCGCCGTGCAGCGCGAGGGCATGACGCTGGTCCCGCTGAAGCTCTACTTCAACGAGAAGGGCCGGGCGAAGGTCGAACTCGCCCTCGGGCGCGGCAAGAAGCTCCACGACAAGCGCGAGACCGAGAAGGAACGCAGCTGGAACCGCGAGAAGGCCCGGCTGCTGCGCGATCGCGGCTGA